In Leisingera sp. NJS204, the following are encoded in one genomic region:
- a CDS encoding glutathione S-transferase family protein — protein sequence MYTVTGIPLTRTFRVLWALEELGQPYELKQHGPRSPEVQALNVSGKVPVLQAEGEAISDSTAILTYLADKHSALTAPAGTIARAKQDAMTHLLLDEVDAVLWAAARHSFILPEDQRVPEVKGSLKWEFAHNLARLEDKMGAEFLMGTEFTIADIICTHCLNWAHSAKFPVEGERLLDYGHRMRQREAYQRVAALAK from the coding sequence ATGTACACCGTCACCGGAATTCCGCTCACCCGCACGTTCCGGGTGCTTTGGGCGCTTGAAGAACTTGGGCAGCCCTATGAGCTGAAACAGCACGGCCCCCGCAGCCCGGAAGTTCAGGCGCTGAACGTCTCGGGCAAGGTGCCAGTGCTGCAGGCCGAAGGCGAGGCCATCAGCGATTCAACTGCCATTCTCACTTATCTCGCTGACAAGCACAGCGCCCTGACCGCACCCGCCGGCACGATAGCCCGTGCCAAGCAGGATGCGATGACGCATCTCCTGCTGGACGAAGTGGATGCTGTGCTGTGGGCAGCGGCCCGCCACAGCTTCATCTTGCCGGAAGATCAGCGGGTGCCGGAGGTGAAAGGCAGCCTGAAGTGGGAATTTGCCCATAATCTGGCGCGGCTTGAAGATAAGATGGGTGCGGAATTCCTGATGGGTACGGAATTCACAATCGCCGACATCATCTGCACCCATTGCCTGAATTGGGCCCATAGCGCCAAATTTCCAGTCGAGGGCGAGAGACTGCTGGATTATGGACACCGGATGCGGCAACGCGAAGCCTATCAGCGGGTTGCCGCACTCGCCAAGTAA
- a CDS encoding TIGR03862 family flavoprotein → MTETWDAVVIGAGPAGLMAAEELGRAGHRVLVAEAKPSVARKLLMAGKSGLNLTKDEPFSQLITRYGEAADWLAPMIRACDSQAVQDWAQGLGSELFTGSTGRVFPTVMKASPLLRAWLARLDGFGAQIRTRWRWAGWEGTGLAFDTPDGPKRIEARAVVLALGGASWARLGSDAGWVPLLDGKAVEIAPFKPANAGLLVDWSDHMAPQFGQPLKGIALHAGPLSSRGEAVISERGLEGGGVYSVCAAVREGETLQMDLLPDLETAEVIRRLSRPRGKASVSNHLRKVLKLGDARAAVLQEFGRPLPQDVQALARLIKTLPVNHAGLRPMDEAISTAGGVRRDAMDNGLMLKQIPGTFCAGEMLDWEAPTGGYLLTACLATGRWAGRAAAHYLASAATR, encoded by the coding sequence ATGACAGAAACTTGGGATGCAGTGGTGATCGGCGCCGGGCCTGCAGGGCTGATGGCCGCCGAGGAGCTGGGCCGCGCCGGGCACCGCGTGCTGGTGGCTGAGGCCAAGCCGTCGGTGGCGCGCAAGCTCCTGATGGCGGGCAAGTCCGGCTTGAATCTGACCAAGGACGAACCGTTTAGCCAGTTGATCACCCGCTATGGAGAGGCCGCAGACTGGCTGGCGCCAATGATCCGCGCCTGTGATTCACAGGCCGTTCAGGATTGGGCGCAGGGATTGGGGAGCGAGCTGTTCACCGGCTCGACAGGCCGGGTGTTCCCGACAGTCATGAAAGCCTCTCCGCTGCTGCGCGCCTGGCTGGCACGCCTTGATGGTTTCGGCGCACAGATCCGCACGCGCTGGCGCTGGGCTGGCTGGGAGGGCACAGGGCTTGCATTTGATACGCCGGACGGGCCGAAGCGGATAGAAGCCAGGGCAGTGGTCCTGGCACTGGGCGGCGCCAGCTGGGCGCGGCTTGGGTCGGACGCGGGCTGGGTCCCTCTGCTGGACGGAAAAGCTGTAGAGATTGCACCGTTCAAACCTGCCAATGCGGGGCTTCTGGTGGATTGGTCCGATCACATGGCACCGCAATTCGGGCAGCCGCTTAAGGGTATAGCATTGCACGCCGGCCCATTGTCTTCGCGTGGGGAAGCCGTGATATCGGAGCGCGGGCTGGAAGGCGGCGGCGTCTATTCCGTCTGCGCCGCGGTACGGGAGGGAGAGACATTGCAGATGGATCTGCTTCCGGACCTGGAAACGGCAGAAGTCATCCGCCGCCTGTCCCGCCCGCGCGGCAAGGCGAGCGTTTCAAACCATCTGCGAAAGGTGCTCAAGCTGGGCGATGCACGGGCAGCAGTATTGCAGGAATTCGGACGGCCCTTGCCGCAGGATGTCCAGGCCTTAGCCCGGTTGATCAAAACGCTGCCCGTCAATCACGCGGGCCTGCGGCCGATGGACGAGGCGATCTCCACCGCTGGCGGCGTGCGGCGGGACGCGATGGACAACGGCCTGATGCTGAAACAAATCCCCGGCACGTTCTGCGCCGGGGAAATGCTGGATTGGGAAGCGCCGACGGGCGGTTATCTGCTGACTGCGTGCCTGGCCACCGGGCGTTGGGCGGGCCGGGCAGCGGCACATTACTTGGCGAGTGCGGCAACCCGCTGA